A genomic region of Mycobacterium senriense contains the following coding sequences:
- the bioB gene encoding biotin synthase BioB codes for MTQAATRPAAETGNDEDILAVARQQVLQDGQGLSREQVLRVLQLPDDRLDELLALAHDVRMRWCGPEVEVEGIISLKTGGCPEDCHFCSQSGLFASPVRSARLDIPSLVEAAKQTAKSGATEFCIVAAVRGPDERLLAQVAAGIEAIRNEVEINIACSLGMLTAEQVEQLSEMGVHRYNHNLETARSFFTNVVTTHSWEERWETLSMVRDAGMEVCCGGILGMGETLEQRAEFAAELAELGPDEVPLNFLNPRPGTPFGDLEVMPASEALKSVAAFRLALPRTMLRFAGGREITLGDLGAKKGILGGINAVIVGNYLTTLGRPAESDLELLDDLQMPLKGLNASL; via the coding sequence GTGACTCAAGCGGCAACTCGACCGGCGGCCGAAACCGGCAACGACGAGGACATCCTGGCGGTGGCCCGGCAGCAGGTGCTTCAGGACGGCCAGGGATTGAGCCGGGAGCAGGTGCTGCGGGTGCTGCAGTTGCCCGATGACCGGCTCGACGAGCTGCTGGCGCTCGCCCACGACGTGCGGATGCGCTGGTGCGGCCCCGAGGTCGAGGTCGAGGGCATCATCAGCCTGAAGACCGGCGGCTGCCCGGAGGACTGTCACTTCTGCTCGCAGTCGGGGCTGTTCGCGTCGCCGGTGCGCAGCGCGCGACTCGACATTCCCAGCCTGGTCGAGGCGGCCAAGCAGACCGCCAAGTCCGGGGCCACCGAATTCTGCATCGTGGCCGCCGTGCGCGGGCCAGACGAGCGGCTGCTGGCCCAGGTCGCGGCCGGCATCGAGGCGATCCGCAACGAGGTCGAGATCAACATCGCCTGCTCGCTGGGGATGCTGACGGCCGAGCAGGTCGAGCAGCTCTCCGAGATGGGTGTGCACCGCTACAACCACAACCTGGAGACCGCCCGCTCGTTCTTCACCAACGTCGTGACCACCCACAGCTGGGAAGAGCGCTGGGAGACGCTGTCGATGGTCCGCGATGCCGGCATGGAGGTCTGCTGCGGCGGCATCCTCGGCATGGGCGAGACCCTGGAACAGCGCGCGGAATTCGCCGCCGAGCTGGCCGAACTCGGCCCCGACGAGGTGCCGCTGAACTTCCTGAACCCGCGGCCCGGCACCCCGTTCGGCGACCTGGAGGTCATGCCTGCGAGTGAGGCGCTGAAATCGGTGGCCGCGTTCCGCCTGGCGCTGCCCCGCACCATGCTGCGATTCGCCGGCGGCCGGGAGATCACACTGGGCGACCTGGGTGCCAAGAAGGGCATCTTGGGCGGCATCAACGCCGTGATCGTCGGCAACTACCTGACCACGCTGGGCCGGCCCGCCGAATCCGACCTGGAATTGCTGGACGACCTGCAGATGCCCCTCAAGGGGCTCAACGCCAGCTTGTAG
- a CDS encoding 2'-5' RNA ligase family protein yields MVHSIELVFDRDTESAIRNIWEALAAAGIPSQAPASRPHVTLAVAEGVAADVDELLRPLSERLPLRCLVGAPVLFGRASAVFARLVVPTGQLLALHAQVHEVCGPHLTPGPMPNSLPGQWTAHVTMARRVGGAQLGRALRIAGRPAQIDGSFVGLRRWDGNTKVEHPIGG; encoded by the coding sequence ATGGTCCATTCCATTGAGCTGGTGTTCGACCGCGACACCGAGTCGGCGATCCGAAACATCTGGGAAGCGTTGGCCGCGGCCGGAATTCCCAGTCAGGCACCGGCCAGCCGGCCGCACGTGACGCTGGCCGTGGCCGAAGGCGTCGCCGCCGACGTCGACGAGCTGCTGAGGCCGCTGAGCGAGCGGCTGCCACTGCGCTGCCTCGTCGGTGCGCCGGTGTTATTCGGCCGTGCCAGTGCGGTTTTCGCGCGGCTGGTGGTGCCGACGGGCCAGCTGTTGGCCCTGCATGCCCAGGTGCACGAGGTGTGCGGTCCGCATTTGACGCCGGGTCCGATGCCGAACAGCCTGCCCGGACAGTGGACGGCGCACGTCACGATGGCCCGGCGCGTCGGTGGCGCTCAACTCGGGCGGGCGCTGCGGATCGCGGGCCGCCCCGCCCAGATCGACGGCAGCTTCGTGGGTTTGCGCCGCTGGGACGGCAACACGAAGGTCGAGCATCCGATCGGTGGCTAG
- a CDS encoding DUF2567 domain-containing protein, translated as MTEPAKSDAPLVTVSRRARVRALLVVALGSAITGLVIGGVWAWIAPPIRAVVALTRSGERVHDYLGNESEHFFVAPALMLGLLTVLAVVASVGVWQWREHRGPAMVIALSAGMVAAAALASAVGAGLVRLAYGALNFDAVPLTKSPSVAYVTQAPPVFFSTGPLQIAVTLLWPAGIAALVYAVRAAADARDDLGALPPEPRPSEALPVAGGGAAEAPVS; from the coding sequence GTGACCGAGCCGGCCAAGTCCGATGCGCCTCTCGTCACCGTTTCCCGGCGAGCCCGGGTGCGCGCACTCCTGGTCGTGGCCCTCGGGTCGGCGATCACCGGCCTGGTGATCGGCGGAGTGTGGGCGTGGATCGCCCCGCCGATTCGGGCCGTGGTGGCCCTCACCCGTTCGGGCGAGCGGGTCCACGACTATCTGGGCAACGAGTCCGAGCACTTCTTCGTCGCGCCGGCCCTGATGCTGGGGCTGCTGACCGTGCTGGCGGTGGTCGCCTCGGTCGGCGTGTGGCAGTGGCGCGAGCACCGCGGGCCGGCAATGGTCATCGCGCTGTCGGCCGGCATGGTGGCGGCGGCCGCGCTGGCCTCGGCGGTGGGGGCCGGGCTGGTTCGGCTGGCCTACGGCGCCCTGAACTTCGATGCGGTCCCGCTGACGAAGAGCCCGTCGGTCGCGTACGTCACGCAGGCGCCGCCGGTGTTCTTCTCGACCGGACCGCTGCAGATCGCGGTGACCCTGTTGTGGCCGGCCGGCATCGCGGCCCTGGTCTACGCCGTGCGGGCGGCCGCGGATGCCCGCGACGACCTGGGTGCGCTGCCGCCGGAGCCTAGGCCTTCCGAAGCGCTGCCGGTGGCAGGCGGAGGCGCCGCGGAAGCGCCCGTGTCATAG
- the bioD gene encoding dethiobiotin synthase produces MTVLVVTGTDTGVGKTVATAALACHARQAGLDVAVCKPVQTGIDAGDDDLAEVARLSGVTELAGFGRYPQPLAPVAAAAAAGMPLPTREQLLALIGELDRPGRLTLVEGAGGLLVELGENGVTARDLAVALGAAVLVVVGPSLGTLNHTALTLESIAAQHLSCAGLVIGSWPRRPGVVETTNRPALARLAAVRAVLPENASSLDAAEFAALCAEAFDRDWVTSLVG; encoded by the coding sequence GTGACGGTTCTGGTCGTCACGGGCACCGACACCGGGGTCGGCAAGACGGTCGCCACGGCGGCGCTGGCCTGCCACGCCCGTCAGGCCGGTCTCGACGTCGCGGTCTGCAAACCGGTCCAGACCGGAATCGACGCCGGCGACGACGACCTCGCCGAGGTGGCCCGGCTGTCCGGGGTGACCGAGCTGGCCGGGTTCGGCCGTTATCCGCAGCCGCTGGCACCGGTGGCCGCCGCGGCGGCGGCCGGGATGCCGTTGCCCACCCGCGAGCAGCTGTTGGCGCTCATCGGGGAGCTGGACCGCCCGGGGCGACTGACGCTGGTCGAGGGCGCGGGGGGACTGCTGGTCGAACTCGGCGAAAACGGTGTCACCGCACGCGATCTCGCCGTCGCGCTGGGCGCGGCGGTGCTGGTGGTGGTCGGCCCGTCGCTGGGCACCCTCAATCACACCGCGCTGACCCTGGAATCCATCGCCGCGCAGCATCTTTCGTGTGCCGGTCTGGTCATCGGCAGCTGGCCCCGGCGGCCTGGGGTGGTGGAGACGACGAACCGGCCCGCGCTGGCCCGGCTGGCCGCGGTGCGCGCCGTGCTGCCCGAAAACGCGTCGTCGCTGGACGCCGCCGAGTTCGCGGCCCTGTGCGCCGAGGCGTTCGACCGCGACTGGGTCACCTCGCTGGTGGGCTGA